CTCGATGGCATCGGCGAAGAACTTGCCCAGCATGCCAGCACCGTGAAGCGCCAGCGCCAGCACGCCGGGGAACGGTCCGAGGCCGACGGCGGAGACAAACACCAGCGCCAGGATCAGCTCGTTGATGCTGCGCACCACGTTCAATGCCTGTCGGGTGCTCTGGTACACCCATCGGTTGCTCTGGAGGTTTCTCGCGGCCAGGAACGAAAGAGGAATGGCGGGCAGCACGGCCAGCAAGGTTCCCCAGACGGCGATCTGCACGGTTTCGAGCGCGGGAGCGAGCAACCGGCCAAGGATGTGCGTGTCGGGCGGCAGCGTCCGGCCCAGGAAATCGATGATCTGCGGCAGGCCCGCGGCAAGCTCCGACCAGCTGAGCTGGGCGCCGCTGGCGCTCCATTGCAGCGCCCAGCCGACGACACAAAGACCGACGAGCAGGTTGAACCAGCTTCGACCTCCCTCGGGGCGCGGCCCGGTCCAGGCGTATTGGGTAGACGGGTTCTTCATGTTCCTGTTCCTGTTCCGGTGCTTGCCATCAGCGGCATCGACAGCGCGAGGGGGCTGGCCGCGTCCTTCCTGTCGAGCGCGGGTTGCGGCATGTAGATGCGATCGATGTCGTCCTGCCCCATAGCCTCGGGTGTGCCGTCGAACACGACGCGGCCTTGCGCGAGCCCGACGATGCGGTCGGCGAACTCGCGCGCGTAGTCGACCTGGTGCAGGTTGCACAGCACGGTGATGCCCAGGTCGCGCGAGGCGTCGTGCAGGTACTGCAG
Above is a window of Variovorax sp. PMC12 DNA encoding:
- the phnE gene encoding phosphonate ABC transporter, permease protein PhnE, which produces MKNPSTQYAWTGPRPEGGRSWFNLLVGLCVVGWALQWSASGAQLSWSELAAGLPQIIDFLGRTLPPDTHILGRLLAPALETVQIAVWGTLLAVLPAIPLSFLAARNLQSNRWVYQSTRQALNVVRSINELILALVFVSAVGLGPFPGVLALALHGAGMLGKFFADAIEEIDQGPLEALRATGARPLQVIVFGVVPQVVTAWIAVVLYRFEVNLRSATVLGMVGAGGLGFELVSSLKLFRYPETATCIIVITLMVIIADTLSSQLRHRIQRNGRH